One window from the genome of Crateriforma spongiae encodes:
- a CDS encoding P-II family nitrogen regulator produces MKQIITVIRPHLAEKVLASLRRAPLEALTVTEVKGYGRQKSYLDEYQRTEYDEAFLPKVEITMWVDDSRYEEVLQKITQVARSGRIGDGKILVTSVDSFL; encoded by the coding sequence GTGAAGCAGATCATCACCGTCATCCGACCTCATCTGGCCGAAAAAGTGCTGGCGTCGCTTCGCCGTGCTCCGCTGGAGGCCCTGACGGTGACGGAAGTGAAGGGATACGGTCGCCAGAAAAGCTATTTGGACGAATACCAGCGAACCGAATACGACGAAGCGTTTTTGCCGAAGGTGGAAATCACGATGTGGGTCGACGATTCGCGGTACGAAGAAGTCCTTCAGAAGATCACCCAAGTGGCCCGCAGCGGACGCATCGGCGATGGCAAGATTCTGGTGACGTCGGTCGATTCGTTTCTGTAA
- a CDS encoding vWA domain-containing protein translates to MTDSQAPDPADQDPTDGWPNDPVQRRKAIEGELRRVRQQRSLAELRAKEQQLESLLRQLDETDSGATAVADPPRFSDWNDVAAAQAVSMGGPIDQAVVEPTGRSALLDQPQVRRDSPHDEIRRPHFDRSRDADPTETPESTIDGDVPDQVTAREASSDLVGTDAEAPDFSGLDATALSIEQTLDAAEHDLALANDSAHDGDGPDLVDAEESDEDEAGRRVRPMPWLISGGVHLVLLLILGWMTLQATRPKDQIAMTGSPSDPTPEPTIETLSIETNEPEVQPEDPSTTDVQYELSPVGEVYAASFSPDPSDAPVAVTPAARSLSQSSGTAMSLAGGDSMEKIEFCGIKGGGNHFVYLVDSSGSMGDAFASARLELLRSIAALRADQRFYVVFFDAESDYMRLSDANRDEPRSVLATPENKEKLRQWAMRIKIDKGRAPYDALRFALGLKPDVIFLLSDGEFPQGIVELLDEENRVENLFGDANPISIVHTISYHNREGESRMRLIAKKNQGQFRYVPDPSEKR, encoded by the coding sequence TTGACCGATTCGCAAGCTCCTGATCCCGCCGATCAAGATCCGACCGACGGCTGGCCCAACGATCCGGTCCAGCGACGAAAGGCCATTGAAGGTGAACTACGTCGGGTCCGCCAGCAGCGTTCGTTGGCCGAACTAAGGGCCAAGGAACAACAGTTGGAATCGCTGTTGCGCCAGCTGGATGAAACCGACAGCGGGGCGACGGCGGTGGCCGACCCGCCACGTTTTAGCGACTGGAATGACGTCGCTGCGGCCCAAGCCGTTTCGATGGGCGGGCCGATCGATCAGGCGGTGGTCGAACCGACCGGTCGATCCGCTTTATTGGACCAGCCGCAAGTCCGCCGGGATTCACCGCACGACGAAATTCGCCGCCCCCATTTCGATCGCTCTCGCGACGCGGATCCGACCGAAACGCCCGAATCCACCATCGATGGCGACGTGCCAGACCAAGTGACCGCCCGCGAAGCGTCGTCCGATCTGGTGGGCACCGATGCCGAGGCCCCCGATTTCAGCGGGCTGGACGCGACGGCGTTGTCAATCGAGCAGACGTTGGACGCGGCCGAACACGATCTGGCATTGGCCAATGATTCTGCCCACGACGGCGACGGACCCGACTTGGTCGATGCCGAGGAATCAGACGAGGACGAAGCGGGACGCCGCGTGCGGCCGATGCCGTGGCTGATCAGCGGCGGTGTGCACCTGGTTTTGTTGTTGATCTTGGGTTGGATGACGCTGCAAGCGACGCGGCCCAAAGACCAGATCGCGATGACGGGTTCACCCAGCGATCCAACGCCCGAACCGACCATCGAAACCCTGTCGATCGAAACGAACGAACCGGAAGTCCAGCCGGAGGACCCGTCGACGACCGATGTGCAATATGAACTGAGCCCCGTGGGGGAAGTTTACGCGGCATCATTTTCGCCCGACCCGTCCGATGCACCGGTGGCCGTCACGCCGGCGGCACGTTCGCTGAGCCAGTCCAGCGGAACGGCAATGTCGTTGGCCGGCGGCGATTCGATGGAAAAGATTGAGTTCTGCGGGATCAAGGGCGGCGGCAACCACTTTGTTTATCTGGTCGACAGTTCGGGCAGCATGGGCGACGCATTCGCATCGGCACGTTTGGAACTGTTGCGCTCGATCGCAGCATTGCGAGCCGACCAACGTTTCTATGTGGTCTTCTTTGACGCCGAGAGCGATTACATGCGGTTGTCCGACGCCAATCGCGACGAACCACGCAGTGTCTTGGCGACGCCGGAAAACAAAGAAAAGCTGCGTCAGTGGGCGATGCGGATCAAGATCGACAAAGGCCGCGCCCCGTACGACGCTTTGCGTTTCGCACTGGGACTGAAACCCGACGTGATCTTCTTGCTGTCCGACGGTGAATTCCCGCAGGGGATCGTCGAACTGTTGGATGAAGAAAACCGCGTCGAAAACTTGTTCGGTGACGCAAACCCGATCAGCATCGTTCACACGATCAGTTACCACAATCGTGAAGGCGAATCTCGGATGCGTTTGATCGCGAAGAAGAATCAGGGACAATTCCGATACGTTCCCGACCCCAGCGAAAAACGATAG
- a CDS encoding excinuclease ABC subunit UvrC — MTQPLPDTPGFQQAAAKVKTFPTSPGVYLMKDSAGVVIYVGKAKNLRSRAGSYFLKAAAEDMRTADWIGEIADIDFLETDSEVDALLTESRLIKDIQPRHNKDLKDDKTFPYLMITTREEFPRVEVTREPKQKGVKLYGPFTSAGALRGAIQVMQRIFKFRTCSLDISESDERWNWFRPCLLASIQQCTAPCNFRISKEDYRRDIRRLQTFLEGGRTKLLKEMTQEMQSASKNLDFERAAVLRDEIRMLERLDERGELDTHAQPEVFYIDPKKGLAGLRKVLHLSETPRVIEGVDIAHLGGGQTVASLVQFIDGLPFKPGYRRFRIKDVSGIDDFRSIYEVVSRRFRKLSNDGETFPDILLIDGGKGQLNSAMAAFRDQEITPPTVISLAKRDEEIFRPGESEPIRLSKSAFALRLLQYVRDESHRFAQHYHHILRSKATLDDR; from the coding sequence ATGACTCAGCCTCTGCCCGACACGCCCGGCTTTCAACAAGCCGCTGCGAAAGTCAAAACGTTTCCGACCAGCCCCGGCGTCTATCTGATGAAAGACTCCGCCGGGGTGGTGATCTATGTCGGCAAAGCAAAGAACCTGCGCAGCCGCGCCGGCAGCTATTTTTTGAAAGCCGCCGCCGAAGACATGCGGACCGCCGATTGGATCGGCGAAATCGCGGACATCGACTTCTTGGAAACCGACAGCGAAGTCGACGCGTTGTTGACCGAATCGCGGCTGATCAAAGACATCCAGCCGCGGCACAACAAAGATCTGAAGGACGACAAGACGTTTCCGTACCTGATGATCACCACCCGCGAAGAATTCCCTCGCGTGGAGGTCACCCGCGAACCCAAGCAAAAAGGCGTCAAGCTGTATGGCCCGTTCACCAGCGCCGGTGCGCTTCGGGGGGCGATCCAGGTGATGCAGCGGATTTTTAAGTTTCGCACCTGCAGTTTGGATATCAGCGAATCGGACGAACGTTGGAACTGGTTTCGGCCGTGCTTGCTGGCCAGCATTCAACAGTGCACCGCGCCGTGTAACTTTCGCATCAGCAAGGAAGATTATCGACGCGACATCCGGCGGCTGCAGACCTTCCTGGAAGGCGGACGAACGAAACTGCTGAAGGAAATGACCCAGGAGATGCAGTCGGCCAGCAAGAACCTGGACTTCGAACGCGCGGCCGTGTTGCGGGATGAGATCCGGATGCTGGAACGTCTGGACGAACGCGGCGAACTGGACACCCATGCCCAGCCGGAAGTCTTTTATATCGATCCGAAAAAGGGGTTGGCGGGATTGCGCAAAGTGTTGCACCTGAGCGAAACGCCGCGGGTGATCGAAGGCGTCGACATCGCGCACCTGGGCGGTGGCCAGACGGTCGCCAGTCTGGTGCAATTCATCGACGGTCTGCCGTTCAAACCCGGTTATCGACGCTTTCGCATCAAGGACGTTTCGGGGATCGACGATTTCCGCAGCATCTATGAAGTCGTCTCGCGACGTTTCCGCAAGCTCAGCAACGACGGCGAAACGTTCCCCGACATCCTGTTGATCGACGGTGGCAAAGGCCAGTTGAACAGTGCGATGGCGGCGTTCCGTGACCAGGAAATCACTCCGCCCACGGTGATCAGTTTGGCCAAGCGAGACGAAGAAATCTTTCGACCCGGCGAAAGCGAACCGATCCGGCTTAGCAAAAGTGCCTTCGCCCTGCGGTTGTTGCAGTACGTCCGCGACGAATCCCACCGCTTTGCCCAGCACTATCACCACATCCTGCGGTCCAAAGCCACGCTGGATGATCGCTAG